GCACCGATTCCGTTGGGCCCCCGCAAGGGTAAAACTTACCATGTCCATGTCCGGCAAAGGGAGTTGTAGCAGTGGTTGTTGCTGACGCCGTTGCGCGCCATGGTGGGATTCCAGAACTCATACCGAAAACTGAAGATatgcaagaagaaaaagaaaaaaaaaagagaagaatagATATAAGAGAGAAATAAAAAAGGAGCAATGATAGAACCGAAGGAGACTACGAAAATGACCTTATGTGAAAACCCCTATAATCTGTACAACAGCTGTACACCAAGAGATTCGAGTGGAATAAACCacaaaagacaaagaaaagagagccCGAGATATGTCAAAGGAATAAGACAAAACAAAGAGCAAGATTGTAGGGTGGGTAGAAAGACGGATGCGTCGACACAGTCGAGGAACAGAAGAAAAGCGCTGAACTCGCTTAGGAATTCTGGGTGCGGAAGTGGCCGCTGTGGGCTCCCGTAATCCCCCATATGATGATGGTCCCTCCGGTTCTCCAACATGTCCCTGCATACAGATAAACCTGCCATTAACTGTTTCTCTGCCCGAGTTCCAATGGTGGAGAAATGCTGGCTGCATTTACTAGATGTTTCTCAAGGCTCTGGACCTGACCACCGCTCTCCGTCCATCACTGTTACCCGATGAGACTCTAATCTTTGTCCAGGACGCAGTGGGGTTGTATGAAGGGTGAGCTACTTCGCCCTCTCCAAGCTGCTTGCTTTGTTTTATGGTCAATCCTACCTATGTACTTATCTTCTGACCGGTCTGATAGCAAATACAAAGTCCCAAACTACCAAAATGGACATGCCTATCTTACTTCCCACCGAATCTGCTACGTCGCCGTGGACGAGCCCCGGAAATACTCTGTTGGGATTGACCTGAAGGAGATTGATAAACCAGATTACCAAGTACGGAAATGAATGCGCCCCAGATTTTAGCTATAAACTGACGTCTCCCAGGCCGGCTTCCTTAAGTCCTCACCGAAGATCGTTTTACACCCGAAGCCGGCGAAGAACAAGCTTGATAGCTCGAAAAGCGTGGGCAGTAGTCCGTCGATACCACAAGCCTCGAATCTCCAACCTGCCAAGACGCTTACTTCGCAACTGCGTGCCTCGCAGCCAAAGTCGCCGTCACCAAAGCCCGTGAATGCTACTTGGATTTGCCCAATATGCTCCTTCTCGAACCCTGTGCCGTCGAACTTTGACCCAGCTACAGCTACGGCATCGACTTACCTCCCTCCTTGCTTGGCATGTGGCATTAAACCTCCTTTTACGACGGTTTTGAAGGCTGCGATCACAGCTGCAACTAATCGGGAGCCTGCAACCGCTCAACCAGGACCCGAGAGTCCTGTCCCAACTGACGGCAGTCAACTGCAATTGCCTTCGGAGACGGGCACCTCCGTTTCTTGCCCTCGATGTACTTTCGTGAACCACCCGTCCCTTTTAGAATGTGAAATCTGTGGTGCACCGTTGGCCTCCGTGAACGCCTTGAAAACGCTGAACGGTGATCAGCGTCGTTCTGAATCCCCTGCTCCGGTTTTCGAACAAGATAGTATCAAAAATACGGATACTGCAGAGAGCGTCAAACTTTCGTTTCGCGGAGGTGGCGAAAAATCTTTTTACGAACGATTAAAGAGTGCTTTAATCCAAAGGAAATGGCTTCTTTACGATGCTCCACCCGTGCCTATGCCGTCGCAGGCTGCTTCGTCCCCGAGCCCAGGAGCAGTTGCGTCAGCTGCGGACACGGGTCTCCCGATGCCTGCTCGATCAATGGCTGGAATTGCAGGCCTTGAGCGACGTGGTCTTGAAGCTCGCAAGAACAATGAGTTTGTCATCGGTAATGCATTTGAGGATCTTGAGGCCTTGATGGCGTCCGCGAAACAGATTGTCTCTCTTGCGGAAACATTGGGTAGAGAATCGGGCATGTCAAGTGGCGAGGGTACCGTCGAAGCGAATGCGGTCCTTTCGGAATCCGCTGCTGCCCTGGGAATGTCAACGACAAAGGATATGCTAGGATCTGGAGCAGAGAATCTCTATCTGTCCGAGTTGTCGCGGAACCTGGCTGAGTATCTCACTGACGATCGGCAAGGCGTTTTACATAAAGAAGGCGGCACCATGAGTCTTATCGACCTCTGGGCAATCTTCAACAGGTCCCGAAACGGTGTCGAACTCGTCAGCCCGGCCGACTTCCAGCGAGCAGCAGAATTATGGGAAAAGCTCAAGCTGCCGGTTCGCCTACGCCGCTTCAAGACCGGTCTCCTGGTCGTCCAGCGATATGACTGGAGTGACGAAAAGACGCTTAAGATATTGCAAGACTGGATGGAGGAACTCCGGCACATTCCACCAACCGAGCCTGTGGCGTGGGACTGGCGTCTGTTTGGCCGCGCCGTGACGGCGCAAGAAGCCGCCCAACGGTTCAAATGGAGTGTTGGAGTTGCAGCCGAAGAACTGGAAATGGCTGAGGATAAGGGGCTTCTGTGCAGAGAAGAGGGTATCGAAGGTCTACGGTTTTGGAGAAACTATATCACCTCTGAACCTAGCAAGGATATCGATACTGGTGTATCCCTTCTTGCCCTATAGATTCTTACATTACTATTCATTGGCAATGATAAAATGATAGAACCAAGACTTGCTGAATGaatactactccgtactttgtTCACCTATTATGTAGCGATCACCGCAATCGGCGGTGGATCGGTCCGGTAACCCCGCAAAAGCGCCCGGGGAAGCTTCCAGCGCCGACTGACCTCACTCCATCCCCAACGCCTTCAGTTTATCCCTTGGGCTGTGCGTGCTTATATATCAGAACTCACTCTGTACTAGCTTTACTTATCATCCAAAGAAACAAATCAATACCTCTTCCGTTCGTGAAATACCCTCTTAAATCCCGCTGTGATAAGCTTAAGCTCCATCCATACTCCTATCGCGAAGCTTGACTATACTCCATCATCCAAACGCGCCATATGGCATGAAATCATCATGACTCTCGCAAGTCTAGCATCAAGCACCAGGGCAGCCCGATGTCCCAGGATGCTCTCCGCTACGAACACCCACCACGCCATCCGCACCCCTACTACCGCACACCTCCAACAACACCGCACGATATGGCAAAGCCACCGACACTCTCGCGGAACCTACAACGGCATCAACTGGGTCCGAACAGAGAGAAAGATCCGTCGACGAGTCACAGACCCAAACCCAAAACCTCCTCATTATCAAAACCAGACACCGCTAGAGAATTCAGATCCGTGGCGGAGCTGGAGCCTGGGATCGCGGTCCGGATGGGCTGGATTCGATAAAATCGGGACAAAAGACTTCTTTGAAGCGGAGAGACTACGAGCGCGGCAGCGGATGGAGGAGGTGAAAGGAGAAATTGAGAGGGATCCGTATGGGGTGTTGTTTGGGAGGTATGGGTCTTATTCGAGCGcgatggggatggggatggggcTATGGGGTAAGCGGGAGAATACGTTTACGGACCTGTGTCGGTCGTTATTTGGATTTGAGAAAAGCGATGGGGATACAAAGAATGTGAACGCGAAGgtgaaggatgcggataCCACGGCGCGTGTTAAGTCGGAGGGGAGCGAGTCGAATGCGGGCGGTGCGCGGGCAAAAGATGCGCCAACGGCAAAAGATAATGTGGCACCAGTGTTTGAGGCTTCGCAGCCGCAGGGCTTCGTGGAAACCAAAGGAAGTGGTCTCAAGTTTGACCCGATTAGTGGCCGTATGGTTCCGAAGCCTGCCGCATCAGCTACGACGGGTGAATCCGGCGCATCATCTAGGGGCGGCACATTAAACGTTCCGGGCAGCGAGTCGAATTTGGAAGATGATCGTCTTGGATTTTCATCTCCTACCAAGAGCTCTAGCGAGGCTACGGCCGTGACATCCGATCCAGACATTGACGGCGTGCAGCACAAAGAACCAGAACAACGTGCAGGTGAAGTAGCACGACCTGAGGACCATGGTGTTAATTATGACCACACACTTTGGCCATCGCATGAAGCGCCATCCACCGCAAAGAGCACTGCCATTGATGAAGCGCCGACTGGAATTACGTCTGCTGTGGCTGATCCCAAGAATGAAGACGTATCCCTACAACACCCAGGCGCCGAAAATTCCAGTCTGGCTGATACCCAGCAGCCAAAGAGTCTCAATCTTGATGCGCAGCCGAATGGAGGTCGAAAAATGAAGGGCTTCTTCTACGTGGACAAAAAAGAGCCAGAGAAGCTCAAGATTCAGGATTCGCCACAGCAATCAGAGCCTTTCCTCGTCCCCGAAAACGAAGAGCTGGATCTGCTGCGTGCAAGCGATATCCGCGCCTCTTACCCCTCAAAAGAGTTGGATATCAAATCCGATGCCCAGAGTAAGAAGGTTGACGGCACTTTGGAGGAAATTACTCCGGCAGATGAGAATTCGGTCACTGAATTAAAGCCTGAGTCTCAAGATGCTTTGGGCTCTGTTGATGAGAGAAGCACAAAAGCAGCAAACTATACCGAGACGCAGTCTTCATTACAGGAAACAGAAGCCCCTCAGTCCACTCAACCGCAAGTACAAGATGAACCTCAGGACCCCACAAAGATCATTGACCACATTCCCGAAACACACTCTCCTATTAAATCTGCATCTCCAGCGACGTACCGTGTGCTCGCGTACGATCCATTTACTATGCAGGTTACTACGGCGGACACGGACAGTTCGCTCGCTCCTTCAGATGAGATCCTCCGTCCCAGCGATGTCCTTCCCCGGTTGAGCAATCCGGCGAAGTTCCTGCCTTACTTTGAGGAAATGCGGAAGGAAGGATTTGAGATTGtgtctggtggtggtgatattCTCGTATTCAAGAAGTTCCCCGATTCTGAAAAGAAACCATCAGACAAGCCATCTCTCGAAGCCAAGGAATATGAAGACATAGACATGAACCCAGTTGACAAATATCTCGTTGAAAAGAATGCGTTATTATGGCCCCCCAAATCAGAGACGGAAACCTCCAAAACAGAGACGGAAACTCCACGAAGGCAGCGCTCCGCATTCAACAACGCTATCCGCCGGATGCTCTTCACTGGCACTGCAGCCGCGGGAACATGCTATGCCTTTGGTGTTGTCACGGAGTACTTCCGTACCGGTGGTTCTGATGGACGTGGTGTTGATGCGTTTACGGTGTTTGAGTCTGAGAGACGGCGTAGGGATTAGATTGCTTATTTGTCAGAAGGGCACTTATTTGGCTTTGGATAGCTTGGGTTTATGACTTTATGACTATGTATAATTAACTGCTTATGGACACTCTCCTAGTAAATTTAGCTATACATGACATTCTACACTCACAATGATATAAGGATAATAATACTTGAAAAATATTGCCACAGTACTCGGCACCATAGACTCTGAATTGAGGCCTGAACTCGTTCATCCGGACCACGCGTGTACCGTTGACACGAAACCGGAAGAACATGCGTTGCTAACGGTGAATCTTTTATTCTTCTCTTCACAAAGTCGTTTCGCCAGCATGGCTGGGATCAAACAACTTAGCTGGATGCCTGAAATTATCGTTCTGATTCAGTTCGTCCGTTGTATTTAGATCCCTGTGTTCGCGCAGTTGTCATGACAGAATTAATTAGTATTAGTTTCTCTTTTGTGCTTTTTTGTATTTCTATCAAAATGGCACCATCCCTTTTTCGGGATGGCTGTGGTAGATTTCTCCAAGCCTCTTAAGTCGCGTCCAGACGAAGTATTATATCGACAGAGATCAAGGTGGCTGACACTGTTCTCTGATGAACGTTGACCGGTGTGACCTGGTAAAAAGCATCTACTAGGCGGGTGTCCGCAGAGTCATCTGTCACTTTATCTTAGGATTCTCACAAATCTAGCCTTTCCATCAACCCAGGTGGTATTTCAAGCATGCTTGCTGGTTTACTATTTCACTGTAACTGTGGAATGAACTTGCAGTATGGTGGGAAGGAGTTTCTCCTCGACATTTCTCTCTGGGAAGTCTTTGGCTGCGAGCGAGACCCAGAACAACAGAAGATATCTTCTGATAACCACCCGGACAGAAACATCTGGCTCTTTGGATTTCTTCTGCAGAGCTTCAGGGGAGTGTAAAGGCTGCATATGCTCATATATTAGCGTCAACATGGCTCAAGAGACAGGCGTGGCCCTGAACAAGTCCGTTCTTAGATGAAGAATGCTGTCAGCTCTCGCTTGGTACTTGTAGATTCCAGCATAGCTTGACGCAGTGCGCTGGTCATTGGACAAATCAATGAGTACCCGCACGCATTAGCATCTGAATGGAATGAGTCTACGTCAAACGCTGGGATATTTTGTACAAGATCCTGGTTTCTGATTTCTCCAGGTTTGAACCTTCTCGGGTGCCAAGGACGAATTCAACCGCTGCCATGAATTCTGCTCCAAGTGCCTCCTGGGCAAATATTTCGGAGTTTAGCCCATTCTTGCTTTGACAATAACTCGTCATCCCGGGCGTGCCGCTGAATGAGTCAAGCAGAGTATACAGCATGAGGTCTCTTCGAATGATACGGAGGTTGTATAACATGTGTGAGCTCACTGTGTTATTGCTCAAGTTTTTGATGGGTGTTTTGAGAGAGATATATGTCCCTGGTAACACCATCTGTACAGAGCACCAGATACTCATGCAGTGTTAATAGGGGATTTGACATGTCACCAAACCAAAAGAAATAATCATGACTGCTTGGAGGGGCGCGAAAAAAAGATTGAAGGCAAAATGAGAAGATCGGATATTCATTGCTCGTTGGTTCCTATGTATATCTATCTAAAGGCTATAATGGTCGGCTGTGAATAAACCCTAGGGAGCATGTAGAATCTTTCACTGATTAAACTCGATATAACTACTCAATATGAATTAATAAGAATGAGCCAGCAATACTATTAATAGTGAATTATAGCAACCTAGGCTAATATCAGCCACTGATGATCGTCTGATGTGCGGGTGTGTTGGCGTATAATTGTGATATTATTCTGCGAGCTCCTCCATTGGATTTAGAAGCTCAAATAGATATAGGTATTTCTGCTCGTAATTTCAGATGAGTCAAGATCTCAAGGAACTTAAGTATGACGGATACAAAAACCAAACCAATGCCTGCCCGTTCGGGCAATCGGACCCAGCGAGAACAAATCTGCAAGCAACGACATAAGATCCTCAAGCGACTGAAAGAATTTAATGACCGTTACGGGATTGCCTTGGATAACAATACGAATGCCGACGTGGTTCTGTTTACTGGCCCGCTTAACTTATGCTTTTACCACCCACACCAGAAACAGCGACCACGGTCAAGTGGAATTGTTGTGAACACTCGCATGGCCTGGGTCCTATACCCTAGTTTGCGAATTTGCTCCACGACCGTAGCCTCTTTCCATACTATCAAAATGAATTAGCTGGTGACTAAGACAACTCTGAAATACGTTTCAACATACCCTTTCCAGAATGAAAGGAAGCGGAAGCATGGCAATGGAAATGAATCCCAAAGTACTGGACGCCCATCCAATACCAAGAGACTGTAGCATCCGAGGGGCAGCCAAAGGTAATGCACCTCCAAATGAGCTCCTAAAAAAGGTATTGCCGGCAAACACGCTGGCAACGTGTCTCGGATAAGATTCTCCAAGATAATTGAGAATAGACTGGAAAGTGAGGTAGAAGCCCGGTGCAAAAAAAGCAGTGCCGATTATTGGGACAATCCAGTGTACACTAAATATATTCAGTAAGCAGCATTTCCTATTAGTACCGTTTCAAACGTACTCTGGTCGTGATGTCCACGCAAATATGAACAGACATATTGGAATGCAAATGGCACCGATTTGCCCGGGAATTAGTCTTGCTTCAGGATCAATACTGGTATCTGGTCTTGATGCACGGGGCTGGTAGGAGAAATGAAGCCAGAGCACGTATGTCACAACGGATATGACCGCGCCGACGAGGATACCGAAAAACGCAACTGCCAAAGAACATATAAGCTTAATATTACCACGATATTGAGTAGCAGGGGAACCCACGAGCTTGTTCTATGGGAGTAAAATGGTATATCCCATTAAAGACTATGAAAAATTTGTAAGTCAAGGGGTAAAAGTTGCGGAATTGGACTGAATGGTCTTACCAAACGGAAAAAATTCAAACCATAGATAGAGAATGCCATATATCAGCATCGTGTGTATGTTCACAAAAATAATTACCGGATCCATGCAGGATATTCTGAAATCGTTCACTGTCTGCTTTAGAATCATGGTGCCAAAACTCGTCGTTGATATATCCATTTCAGATTGGCTTCGATATAAAGAATTTCCAGTTTGTGTGCGTAGGCGTTGCgctcgacgaagaagaatgtTGGAAGGCAGGGTTTCCGGTAATAAAAAGAAGATGAACAATGTTGTGAAAGCGGTAATTC
This Aspergillus chevalieri M1 DNA, chromosome 3, nearly complete sequence DNA region includes the following protein-coding sequences:
- a CDS encoding ESCRT-II subunit protein VPS36 (BUSCO:EOG09262LQT;~COG:U;~EggNog:ENOG410PJAT;~InterPro:IPR040608,IPR037855,IPR036443,IPR036388, IPR011993,IPR036390,IPR021648,IPR031558,IPR001876;~PFAM:PF11605,PF16988,PF04157;~go_component: GO:0000814 - ESCRT II complex [Evidence IEA];~go_function: GO:0032266 - phosphatidylinositol-3-phosphate binding [Evidence IEA];~go_function: GO:0043130 - ubiquitin binding [Evidence IEA];~go_process: GO:0032509 - endosome transport via multivesicular body sorting pathway [Evidence IEA]), whose protein sequence is MFLKALDLTTALRPSLLPDETLIFVQDAVGLYEGKYKVPNYQNGHAYLTSHRICYVAVDEPRKYSVGIDLKEIDKPDYQAGFLKSSPKIVLHPKPAKNKLDSSKSVGSSPSIPQASNLQPAKTLTSQLRASQPKSPSPKPVNATWICPICSFSNPVPSNFDPATATASTYLPPCLACGIKPPFTTVLKAAITAATNREPATAQPGPESPVPTDGSQLQLPSETGTSVSCPRCTFVNHPSLLECEICGAPLASVNALKTLNGDQRRSESPAPVFEQDSIKNTDTAESVKLSFRGGGEKSFYERLKSALIQRKWLLYDAPPVPMPSQAASSPSPGAVASAADTGLPMPARSMAGIAGLERRGLEARKNNEFVIGNAFEDLEALMASAKQIVSLAETLGRESGMSSGEGTVEANAVLSESAAALGMSTTKDMLGSGAENLYLSELSRNLAEYLTDDRQGVLHKEGGTMSLIDLWAIFNRSRNGVELVSPADFQRAAELWEKLKLPVRLRRFKTGLLVVQRYDWSDEKTLKILQDWMEELRHIPPTEPVAWDWRLFGRAVTAQEAAQRFKWSVGVAAEELEMAEDKGLLCREEGIEGLRFWRNYITSEPSKDIDTGVSLLAL
- a CDS encoding uncharacterized protein (COG:S;~EggNog:ENOG410Q0GA) — encoded protein: MTLASLASSTRAARCPRMLSATNTHHAIRTPTTAHLQQHRTIWQSHRHSRGTYNGINWVRTERKIRRRVTDPNPKPPHYQNQTPLENSDPWRSWSLGSRSGWAGFDKIGTKDFFEAERLRARQRMEEVKGEIERDPYGVLFGRYGSYSSAMGMGMGLWGKRENTFTDLCRSLFGFEKSDGDTKNVNAKVKDADTTARVKSEGSESNAGGARAKDAPTAKDNVAPVFEASQPQGFVETKGSGLKFDPISGRMVPKPAASATTGESGASSRGGTLNVPGSESNLEDDRLGFSSPTKSSSEATAVTSDPDIDGVQHKEPEQRAGEVARPEDHGVNYDHTLWPSHEAPSTAKSTAIDEAPTGITSAVADPKNEDVSLQHPGAENSSLADTQQPKSLNLDAQPNGGRKMKGFFYVDKKEPEKLKIQDSPQQSEPFLVPENEELDLLRASDIRASYPSKELDIKSDAQSKKVDGTLEEITPADENSVTELKPESQDALGSVDERSTKAANYTETQSSLQETEAPQSTQPQVQDEPQDPTKIIDHIPETHSPIKSASPATYRVLAYDPFTMQVTTADTDSSLAPSDEILRPSDVLPRLSNPAKFLPYFEEMRKEGFEIVSGGGDILVFKKFPDSEKKPSDKPSLEAKEYEDIDMNPVDKYLVEKNALLWPPKSETETSKTETETPRRQRSAFNNAIRRMLFTGTAAAGTCYAFGVVTEYFRTGGSDGRGVDAFTVFESERRRRD